The DNA segment GCGGACGTTGCTTAATGCAGATCAGCATGTGGCGCGACCGGCTCTTTAGTCACCGCGTCTGTCCGAGTGCAAGCCTCCGGCAATGCCGGAGGTTTTTTTTATAATCATGTTGACAGCAAAATCGATGTCTGCTATATTTCGCGAACAGTTCACCAGCCCCTGTAGCTCAGCGGTAGAGCACCACCATGGTAAGGTGGGGGTCATCGGTTCAAGTCCGATCGGGGGCTCTCATCCTAGGATGAAACACAAAGGCCAGTAGCTCCAATTGGTAGAGCGGCGGTCTCCAAAACCGCATGTTGTAGGTTCGAATCCTGCCTGGCCTGAGAACGAGGTGGTGCATGAAAAAGTTGGTACAATTCTTTAAAGACAGCGCCGCCGAGCTCAAGAAGGTTGTGTGGCCGACAAGGGATGAAGTGATATCTAATACCAAGGTAGTGCTTGTCTCCGTTGTCATTATCGCAGCGGCTTTG comes from the Spirochaeta africana DSM 8902 genome and includes:
- the secE gene encoding preprotein translocase subunit SecE — translated: MKKLVQFFKDSAAELKKVVWPTRDEVISNTKVVLVSVVIIAAALGLVDFLFVSAIDLIF